The Paenibacillus swuensis genome contains the following window.
GATCCAGCATGGAAGCTGAAGCTTTTAGCAAATCCTCCGGATAATAGATCTGGTTCTGCCCCATATGGATACCGCTGATGGAGCGAATAATCTCGGATTTCCTCGATATTTCCGTGTATTTGTCTTTTCCTTCTAATAATAAGATGGGCATCTTCTCACCCGCTTCGCCCGGACGATAAACATCATAGGGCAGATCTGAAGGAAAATCCAACTCCATATGGTAATCCGGCTGTAGTCCGACTCGAATCAAATTCGCTTTAATCTGCTCTAACAAGTTTCCGTCGACCTGTTGCAGAGGAATATATTTATATAATTTACGATATAAGAACCGGTTACACAAATCGCTTAGCAACCCGTCGGATTCTCGAGTCCATTGCATGAATATGGTCTGAATAAACGCTTCATCCAATAACAGATACTGTTCTACCGTTAGCGTGTTCTCAAACAAACCTGATAACGGATGCGGCATAAATCCAAAGTTATATTCTTGTGCGTAAAGTTCTTTGGCGCGGCGAAAGATTTGTCGAAGTATGATTTCTGAGCTACGGGTAACGGGGTGGAAATAAACCTGCCAATACATCTGATATCTGGACATCAGGTAGTCCTCAACGGCATGCATCCCGGATTCCTTAACGACAATCCTTCCATTATGCGGACGCAATACTCTTAGGATGCGGTCCAGATCAAACGTGCCATAGTTAACTCCGGTAAAGTACGCATCACGGAGCAAGTAGTCCATCCGGTCCGCGTCCAGTTGACTGGAAACTAAACTGACAACGATGGGCTTGGCATAGTTTTTGCAAATGACTGAAGCTACTTGATCCGGAAATTCAGGCGATATTCGGGATAATACGGCATGAACCTCCGTATCCCCCTGTATGATTCGACAAGACCAATCTTCATGATGCATATGGAAAGCCTGTTCAATAGAATGGGAGAAGGGTCCGTGACCGATATCATGCAGCAAAGCGGCGCACAAGCTAAGCAACTTTTCTTCCCGCGGCCAATCCGGATACCCGCTCCGCTCAAATTGGGAAATAATTTTACGTGTAACCTCGTACACCCCGAGAGAATGAGAAAATCGGCTATGTTCGGCTCCGTGAAACGTCAAATAAGAAGTACCCAGCTGGCGGATTCTCCGCAGCCGTTGAAACTCCTTGGTATTGATTAAGTCCCAGATTACAGGGTCCTGAACGTAAATGTATTTATGTATGGGATCCTTAAACACTTTCTCTTCCATCAATCCGGCCATCTGTTGCTTCACACTCCATTCTCGTATAACTTTAAATCTTTTACTATATTCGACATGTTTCCTCAGTAGATATGTTGTATTTTGTCGAATCATGTCATAAATGATTTCCAGTAAAATTTGCGCGTTTATATTTATATGTAGAGCAAAAACCGCTATTTACCTAGGATTAGCAGAGATTTTTAACAGAACGGTCGAATTTGGAAGGTTGACTGTTTTGGGAATGCTTGGTATCATTATTACTATATAAATGTCGAAACATGACGATTATGAGAGGGGAAATACATAATGATGAAATCTACCGGTATTGTAAGAAAAGTAGACGAGCTAGGACGGGTGGTTATTCCGATTGAGCTGCGTCGCACATTGGGCATTGGCGAGAAAGACGCATTGGAAATTTACGTAGACGGCGAGCGGATCATGCTGAAGAAATATGAGCCTGCCTGCATTTTCTGCGGTAACGCCGAGAACGTTACTTACTTTAAAGGCAAGATCGTTTGCAACGAATGTGTATCCGAAATGCCTACCCCTGTGACAAAATAAGAAATCTAGTATATAATACTAATAGACATAATGAAATTGTTAATTCTAACCTTTATATATCTCCTTTATTGCCCTTCTAGTCTCTTGATTAGAAGGGCCTTTTTTTTGTTTATTTGGTCAGAAGGCTGTTATATAGCTCTCTCTTTGGAATCTTTCGATCCAGTGCAGCTAATTTGATAGCGTCCTTACGGCTGTGTGACTGCCCCTCATAGTAAGTGACATGCTCCTCTTCCGTCAGTTCCGTCCACCATTTTCCTTCTTCTTGTAACGCTCCGCTGCCCTGACTGCCTTCCACAACAATGCAATACTCCCCTTGAGCCGGATGTTCTTCCAAATAAGCAATACACTCACTGATCGTACCTCTCATCGCTTCTTCGTACCGCTTGGTCAACTCTCTTACAAGAGCAATACGACGATCGCCCAGCTTGTCCTGCATGAAAGTAAGCGTCTTGTGAACCCGATGCGGGGATTCATAGAAGAGAAGCGAGCCCTTAAGCGTTTTTACCTGATCCAGCTGTTCATGAATCGTCTTGCGTTCTCTCGGCAGAAAGCCCACGAAATGAAAGGACTCTGTCGGTAACCCCGATATAATTAACGCGGAGAGCGCCGCGTTGGCGCCGGGTACGGGAACAACGGCAATCTGCTGCTCCACGGCAAGCACGACCAGATCGTAGCCTGGATCGGAGATGGCCGGCAGACCGGCATCACTCACAATAGCCACGGATTGACCTTCGAGCAGCATCCGGATGATTTCCGGTCCGCTCCCGTGTTTATTATGCTCATGGTAACTGATAAGTCGTGTAGAAATTTCGTAATGATTCATTAACTTCCGGGTTTGCCGCGTGTCCTCTGCGGCGATTAAGTCAACTTCTTTAAGCGTGCGTATCG
Protein-coding sequences here:
- a CDS encoding HD domain-containing protein, which encodes MAGLMEEKVFKDPIHKYIYVQDPVIWDLINTKEFQRLRRIRQLGTSYLTFHGAEHSRFSHSLGVYEVTRKIISQFERSGYPDWPREEKLLSLCAALLHDIGHGPFSHSIEQAFHMHHEDWSCRIIQGDTEVHAVLSRISPEFPDQVASVICKNYAKPIVVSLVSSQLDADRMDYLLRDAYFTGVNYGTFDLDRILRVLRPHNGRIVVKESGMHAVEDYLMSRYQMYWQVYFHPVTRSSEIILRQIFRRAKELYAQEYNFGFMPHPLSGLFENTLTVEQYLLLDEAFIQTIFMQWTRESDGLLSDLCNRFLYRKLYKYIPLQQVDGNLLEQIKANLIRVGLQPDYHMELDFPSDLPYDVYRPGEAGEKMPILLLEGKDKYTEISRKSEIIRSISGIHMGQNQIYYPEDLLKASASMLDPEVRRFFGL
- a CDS encoding AbrB/MazE/SpoVT family DNA-binding domain-containing protein — translated: MMKSTGIVRKVDELGRVVIPIELRRTLGIGEKDALEIYVDGERIMLKKYEPACIFCGNAENVTYFKGKIVCNECVSEMPTPVTK
- the rsmI gene encoding 16S rRNA (cytidine(1402)-2'-O)-methyltransferase, producing MKLQKSFHNQLTGTLYLVATPIGNLEDMTFRAIRTLKEVDLIAAEDTRQTRKLMNHYEISTRLISYHEHNKHGSGPEIIRMLLEGQSVAIVSDAGLPAISDPGYDLVVLAVEQQIAVVPVPGANAALSALIISGLPTESFHFVGFLPRERKTIHEQLDQVKTLKGSLLFYESPHRVHKTLTFMQDKLGDRRIALVRELTKRYEEAMRGTISECIAYLEEHPAQGEYCIVVEGSQGSGALQEEGKWWTELTEEEHVTYYEGQSHSRKDAIKLAALDRKIPKRELYNSLLTK